GGGAAAGAGACAGAGATAGGGACAGGGACAGAACAAAATCCAGAGATAGGGATCGAGGAAGGGATTCAGACAAAGAACGAGAGGGTCACCGTTCTAGGGAGAGAGCAAAGGACTCAGGTGTCTTTATAGATTTCTTGTAttagtgtttttgttttttgttttgtcttctgttaaattttttatttttgtattggaTGCAGGACATTCAGAGAAGTCAAAACGCCATTCATCACACGGTATAATTCTGTACTGATGGTGTTTTGCATTGGTCTTCCTTTAGCCTTGAATCTTCTgaacatatttcaattttacagATCGGGATTACCACGGTTCTTACTCATCAAGGGAGAAAGATCGACATAGACATCattgacattatttttcttacttgTTGAGGGGAAAGATCGACCTACGTTGACATTATTTAGAACATCTTCGAAGATTAAGTGCTTGGATAACGTCGGGATTGCTGTCAATACTATGTATTTACGTAAACATTATGTCTAAATGTTTGTAGTCATTTGTACGTGTATAAACACTTATGTATAATTGATTTTAGTCCAACAGTTAAATCATTTGTATAAGTTGAATGTATTTTTGACCGGTTCTGAATTAGTCATTggaataagttaaaattaatagataaatggttataattttgtaagttttttacgtaatattttatactatttatataaatattcttcataagataaatttaaataaattgtgttaAAGTAAGAGTTAATGATGTTATTTTATGTTATGTAGTCACAATCACATTTATGTCAAATTGAGGTttcaaataagataattttatatatttgcaatgaatacactttttttttaaatttggatgtaaaatttaaattttctcaaataCATTTATGTTGAAAtactaatttgaattatttttacacatttttttaaactaaatgtattattatatttaaagtttgaaaaccaaaacatatttcaaattacattTCGGATTGGGATTACTGTAGTTAGTCTTACTCAAGggaaaatgtatttaaaatatctttgaaaAGTTACCTACCTAAGcatgtaatttgattttatgattaatGATCTGTATCTTATTTCAAACTATatcttatttcaaattattttggaataaaaaatatattattttaaactacattttaattaaaatgtcatTACGgaatatagtttatttataatttttatgtctTATTTGATGTAATAATTGTTGgttgcttttattattttcaaaatattaggCTATTTACATCTATCTAatgtaaatagaaaaaattgtaGGAAGGTATCTTTTGTAACATGAGGTAAAGGAgagatttgaataaaattttaaatctttgcAATAGTTATTAAACACTTAGGTAACTAAAATTGCTTTTATAGAAAAcctttgaaaaattaaagcaataacacacttatttttatatttgtttgctctaaaTTAAGATTTCCTTTAAACACTCTTAAAGAGTTTCACTAATCAGAAAGGATTACTACGAGTTTAACCATATCTAGTATACAACCAATTCAACTGGTTAGGATGAGTATAACCAGTCTTGGTATGAACTAATCTCTAATCGACTACACTGTTTAACTCCACTCAGTTAAACTTACAagtattttatttcactttttaaagaaaacaacattgttttatagattataataataaaatatgtaattctcATATAGAGGATTTAAAATCAATACAAAGAAATTCTGAAAACTTGtaaagaattttttctttttcaaacaaaaaatgttaaacGATGTAAGCTTTATAGAGAATAGCAGCATGAGCGTATGCACATATAATTCTTTATTCTAAGTTCTTGATTCTTCTCTTCATAACAGTCTTCTTTATATAGGCTTCTTTGAAAAAAATCTGTTACTCAGAACTTTTGACTTCACGTAGAGATGTAGCCTTTTGTACTAGGTCAGAAGCTATGTTGCGTCTTGTAAAGGTAATTGTGCCATGTATGGAagagacatgtagaaagaatgaagaaaacatTCCTTGAATATCTTCATTCTCTAAACGTTCTTTTGATTTCGTTGcaggatttttaataaagtGTATTGATATGATCTGCACAGAAAAAGAGAGCACAACAAACCTACAAAAGAATACTACAACGTACATTTAATAAAGTGTTAGATGATCCTAATCATTTAGGAGTTATGTGTGTACTATTGTTTAGGAGTTATTTGTTTGAGTAACTTATAACGTTTaggatattttaaatatagCATTTAGCGCTTGCATTTAACATCCTTGATGATTCACATTATTAGACTctatgttaaacttcaaaactagGTTTGCTTAGACGATTCTATCTTAACCCGTAGCGTTTAGACGATCTGGTCTTAATATGTAGCTTTTAGATGATCTTTGTCTTAacaatcttttccttttttatgtttaacaaatatttatactaaCACAAAATTGGTATAAGAGATTTTGGTAGACGTTATAGAGTTGTTCAgagtatatataaattcattcaattttatcATGCTAGTCgtttaattatctttttgtgaaataattttcatGTATATCAGAAAGGATGGATATTTATCTAGCTTTCTTTACATAGCATTAGACCGTATGGATATATCAGAGTATTGAATATAACTGAGCTTTATATGCATAGTATTACAATGTTtattcaatatcaaacataGCTCATGTTTTAACGAAGAATTAGGCTATCCTAGTTGTAGACATTATACCATGTACTATTGTTTAAATGTTGTATGTTTGAGTAACTTATAAggtttaagatattttaaatataacgtTTAGTGCTCATGTTTAATATCCTAAACGATTCATGTTATTAGACACTACTTTGTTTAGATactttgttaaactttaaaactatGTTTGCTTAGAGATCCTACTTAACTCGTAATGTTTAGACCATCTTGTCTTAACACATAGTATTCAAACGATCAttgtctttaatattttttattctttaaatcattatttatatcTAATGAATAACTTAAATTGTTATATAGATATTCTCTAACCCTTGACAATTTTAGAagagttaatataatttaatttagggtTGCAGATAAAAAGTaacaagaaatagaaaagaagatAATTTGAAATGATTGTGAGAAATATTATCCACATAAATAGTGTGTAAAATAcgcattaaaatttaataagaaaatattaaaaaacctAACTAATATAATCGAGAGACtaagctttattttatttttttaatttctatgttctagtttatattataagaataaatggttttcaattttgattaatggtgtttgtgaaaatttaaatgtcttttcttttactaataaACAACTTACTAAAAAATTGTCTTAGGTCATAAGAGTGTCTTTGATACCATTATTATAGAATACATGAGATAAAGACTTAATACTTTAATCATTACAATCTGCATTGCTTAAATTTAGTTTctgtagttttttaattaatgaaattcggttaaataatttatagttattCTGACTTTTTAATATAGCAATGTCGTTTCATCGAAATCACATTACGATGggttaaaataatcattaatgcAGAATCGACCTTTAATGTTACCTCTTAGACATCAGTTAAGAGGTGGCACAACGTATATTAATGAACAGTggcattttcataaataagttggtcatatagacgtcagttaggagggttccgacgtctatagacgtcgggaccCTCCTAACTGAAGTCTATATACCTGCCAGATAggtaaataatcattaattttagccatatagacgttagttaggacgagtcccgacgtctataatattatagacatcggggcccctcctaactgacgtctatatatagGTCTgccaggtaggtgaatagtcatTATTTTCCATCATATAGATGTCGGACCCGccaccccgacgtctatatccGATTATAGACATCAAGGCCCCTagtaactgacgtctatatgccccgcgaatattaatttttaaatcataaagacgtcatattagtgagggCCCGACATCTCTACTATCATAGATGTCGGTCCCCTACAACACCTGATGTCTATAGGATCTTATACTAAAACATGAACCCACGAGCAGTTACGCTCACTATTTCATCGtcttcctcgcgttttctctcttCGCCATTGCAATTCCAGGttcgttttctctcttttggaccgtttaaatttacttttactccggttaaattactttttggtgaaatatcttccatttgaactgattaaaattcgTTTTCGTTGCATTTTGGTGCAGTTTATAGCGTGTTCTTAGACGACGTTTTTGACCCTTTTTAGCCTACGTTTTTGGGCGTCCAGTCCTCCATTTCCCTCTATTGCTTTTTTAATCCGCTAAAAAGGTTAGcttctttgttgaaaacttttattgtatgcgtgttattgtcttttgtgtatgcatgttattggcttttgtgttTGCATGTTTTTGAGTTTTAGGTATGCATATTGGCTTTTGAATATACATGTGATaaagtttagttgtgttattataattggcatgttagattataaatatcaaatcattgagtgaaacttagttcctgtttgaaatttaacacaaacgattaatcttttaatcgtttgtattaaattttgaattgtccaattggacagttttgaaaaattatttttcataaatttgttaTAACATGTACGTTAGAGTTTATGCataagattgataaaattttggttcagtatttgtgttgttctccgGATGCATATTTGCTTATGGTCATCCTTGACTACTCTCATTTCGTGTATTTCGGAGACCAATGCGAAATGCTGTCAAaatcttatcaaatttatgatgtagacttctttgcatgtgtcttagcaatttatgaaatataatttttctgaatgagtttgaagagaagctgcaatccATGACGCAGGGTTCCATGGGGTTACCCATTGAAGCTCCCACACCACCTCGTGTCAGCACTAGAGGATCATGCTCTGCTGTAGAACCTACTGAGTACAGTGGTCAGTATGAGTTGTTGGTTGATGGGGATCCCCCAGCATTGTGGCTGTCGGACGAGTACTTAAGGGAGGCCAgactattcatggtgttcccatatTACCACAACACGTGCAAGTCACGATTGACGAGGTTCAGGATCCCCAAGCTCAGGTGCCTGTACCTACTCCAGAAATTCAGTTTGTGGGGGAGGCCATAGGAACTTTCATAGTCTGGCCTAAAGCATTGATCATGACACACACTGTTACAccatatgtataatatttttatcattagtatttgtatgttaaatttaacaatatttatagataactttgaaattcttatctTTAGTTCGCACATCCTCAGAAGCAGCCGATGCATGAGGCAGTCATAACTGAAGATGATGACACAACTGAAGCGGAGGATGATCCTCTATCAAAACTAATGTCAAGACTACCTAGGTTCAAGAGAGGAGCAATAGAAATATACTGGGATTTCAGAGTATTTGGTTTCCCCGCCCATCtgccagtatatatcacattcaatgatgtattGAAGATCATTGCGGGAGacaagatgttgaatatttccatccttcaactatggtgcatgtaagatagttaattttgtcttccatgttagttttatttagattcctagtttctaacaacttaactttgttgttttagGTACATGCACAcagtcattgtagaccaaggttGGTCTTCCATgtacggatttgttgaacctcagaccatttAACCTTCTGGTAACACAATTGAAAGCAAACatattatttgcaaacatggatggctgagtcaaacagAGACGTATACTTTGTgtcatacattgatgggtatgttttgttttatgtaaaagttcattaaagtttacttaattagtttactaactatttattattcatGATAGGTCTCACTGGCAACTGATGGTCATCATTCCCAgacaatgtaaaattatatggtTTTGTTCGATGCacaagaagatgaaaaatgacttgagaaGCATGCTTAAAGGGTAAGTGTTTCtccaaaaatgactttgaatttcatgttcaccttaaatttttatgttaaatattaatacCAATCTAAATAGAGTTATGGGTAAATCCCGAGGCCAATTGGTTCAAGTTTTGTATCCAAAGGTTGTAAGTCATTTATaattctaattcattttctatgttATTGAATGATCTAAATTCTTGACTATTTAGTTTGTCANNNNNNNNNNNNNNNNNNNNNNNNNNNNNNNNNNNNNNNNNNNNNNNNNNNNNNNNNNNNNNNNNNNNNNNNNNNNNNNNNNNNNNNNNNNNNNNNNNNNNNNNNNNNNNNNNNNNNNNNNNNNNNNNNNNNNNNNNNNNNNNNNNNNNNNNNNNNNNNNNNNNNNNNNNNNNNNNNNNNNNNNNNNNNNNNNNNNNNNNNNNNNNNNNNNNNNNNNNNNNNNNNNNNNNNNNNNNNNNNNNNNNNNNNNNNNNNNNNNNatatatatatatatatatatatatatatatatatatatatatatatatatatatatatatatatatatatatatatatatatatatataatatgatatgatattgttctggaacatttttttgtttttcaggtgtggttttactgtaaaaataaattattttttttaaagaaaataccCAGTAGACGTCTGTTAGTGTAAAGcctgacgtctatagacgtcggtcagtGCACAAACAGACGTCCAATGAATTACAGTGAATAAAACGTCCAACGCCTATAAACGTCAGATTTAGATACATCCGACGTTTACATAGACGTCTGGTGTAACCACATTCGATGTGTATATAAACATCAGTTGTAGACGCatccgacatctatatagacgtcagatatATCGAATCTGACGTATGATTAACGTCACCCACAAAGACGTCGAATCTAAATCTAacattaaaagtttaaaataaccGATGTCTAAAGCTTTTTCTACTCTAGTGAATATATAAATTCTtcttgcttttgatttctcCCAATccactaatatttttaattaaattaatcccTCTCAGTACATAACACTCACACACTTGACTTATGCCGAGGCCAAATCCTAATTCAAAAATATGACGCATTAACTAACTTAACTTATGCTATGACAAGGTCAAGTCCAGGTTCAAAGGAAAATGACACATCATTCATTAGTCCATTCTTCCCTCGTTAACTCATAATTTATCATAGTATATACACTATATACTATAAACATTCTCACTCATAAATTATTGCGAAATTAGAAATTTGGATACATTCATCAAACTCAATTCACCTTCctaacataatttataattttaataattaaaagtaatactgtatatatttttaagatattatgaattttttcaaaatatttatgatataataattgttaatgaattttattacagttgaaatatattttgatataataatagattatctaataaatataagatattatgatataatatcTAAATGtaagatattataatataataattaattatctaaatataaaatattatgatataacaatattatataatatctttaaaagattttattttattatcttctaACCTATATGtgttcatttataaataaaaaaaaaaacttataaatgtAATATCTTCCTATAAAGATAAACACATTCTCAGCTAGAATTcttataatattcatatttaataatactcttatatattatatatttgtttttcttaaaaagttaaAGCTTTCTCAAAAAAGACAAAAGCTCATTCCATTAAAATCTCATACTTCATAAAATGttgataagttttttatataagttgaGATAAGGATAAGTTTAGttctaagaaaaaaatagttaatttttacattatactACATTTTGAACTGTTTTTTAATAAACGATCTTTTGGCAGTGTATCATTAACAATTTATAGAAGGAAacatatgtttatttatataacttattattatttttattgaaataaaattaaatttttatattcataataagtctacatttaaagtttttaaaaataataatttaagatattataaaatatatccaaaatagttataattaatatattgttctatattctaatatatttttgtgatattatgatattataattgattatttaatacatacaatatatataatataataattaatcatatgatatttttataaatataatatttgattatatttaagtATGATGTAAGAAGTTTATAAATAGAGTATCTATAAACACTAAACTCTCATATAGAATTATTCAATTCTCattcaatataattttcatatcatacattttttctttttcaaaacttgaagTCTCTTTACTAGGCAAAAGGGCAAAAGCTCTGAGTCTGGGATAAACTTGAAGTCTCTTTAATAGTGTAATGCTTCTATCTCGTTAGCTTCTTCATTCACTTTAAAGTTTTCGGAGAGTTTAAAAtgaatgatgatattttgacactattttttgacaattttttttacaacgagacatgtgttattattttagtgatctatttaaatttacgttttaaaacatacaaattACAAACTTAAGTGttgtaaaaagttaaaaacgtttttcttttaaaatttcatgcACCGTTCCTGTTCTTATCTCAGGATAAAGAAAGAGGATGATATACACAGCAATTGACACCTTCTATCTCACGGACGAGCAGCTAGCAAACTCACCTTCTAGAAAAGATGGCATAGATGAAGCCACCGAGACCACCCTTAGAATCTACGGCTGCGATCTTGTCCAAGAGAGTGGCATTTTGCTCAGATTGTATCCTTTTAATTGtgttcattttcattttgcatcAATGCTTGTTCCAAATTTTTACCTTAATTCTTAGACAGACCACAAACAGTCATGGCTACTGGGCAGATTCTATTTCATCGTTTCTATTGCAAGAAGTCGTTTGCACGGTTCGATGTCAAGGtcattattattttgtgatatattatCTTCTTTGTCTTTTTTCATATTCATAGCTTTTTTTTGCAGACAGTTGCTGCAAGCTGTGTATGGTTGGCTTCAAAACTAGAGGAAAATCCTAGAAAAGCCAGACAagtaattattgtttttcaCAGGATGGAGTGCAGGAAGGAGAACTTTCCCATGAAGCATTTAGATTTGTATTCCAAGGTCACaagcttttaatttttacttttcttagcTTATAATGAAACGTCCTGGGAATTTACATGGACTGTTGACTGCTCTCACATATCAACACGAGGTTTTCCAGTGTACTTTGTCTTCACTCACACACTTTTTAAGCGGAAAGTCACCCATCTCATAATTACTCTAGACTAAGCACGCTTAACTAttgagttcttatgagttaggctaccgaaaaacaaaaaacaaatgcattatttgtttttcggtagcctaactcataagaactcaatggttaagcgtgcttagccttgagtaattatgggatgggtgaccttccgggaagttttctcggaaagtgtgctagtgaggacaaagcacactgaaAAGTCTcctgttcatttttttttttttcatttgagttTCAAAAGAAGacttatttcatattttgaatgttttcGGATGAACAGAAATACTTTGATTTGAAAACGGAATTGAGCATAACAGAAAGAGAAATTTTGAAAGAGATGGGGTTCATTTGTCATGTTGAACATCCACATAAATTTTTATCAAGTTATCTTGCTACACTTGAAACACCTCCAAAATTGAGGCAAGAAGCCTGGAAACTGGCGAATGATAGGTACATATTgcagatattattttaatttctctgcTAATGCGTTTCTGTGCTTGTCCATACATTCAGCGTTTTTGTTTTCTGCTTGATGCAGTTTGAGAACTACATTGTGTGTTCGATTTAAGAGTGAGGTGGTGGCTTGTGGAGTTGTATATGCTGCTGCTCGAAGGTTCCAAGTACCCCTTCCTGAGAATCCGCCATGGTGGAAAGCATTTGACGGAGAGAAATCTGAGATTGATGAAGTCTGCAGGGTTTTGGCTCATCTTTATAGCCTTCCAAAGACACAATATATAGCAGTCTGCAAAGATTCTAAAATGTCTGATCGTAGAATTGAGGTCATTTGCAAGACATTTAAGGATAACAAGaaaagagatagagatagaGACATGTACAGAACAAAATCCAAAGATAGAGATCAAGGAAGAGATGCGGACAAAGAACGAGAACGAGAGGGTCACCGTTCTAGGAAGAGAGCAAAGAACTCGAGTATCTCTACAGATTTTTTgtattaagtgtttttttttttgtcaatataaTTTTACGATcataattctttcttttatatgtatttgacattatattttttattttttactttctatttttcaaaaatttataaaaatttatttttctataactattttattttttatgtcattttatcatttttttttcttttgtcttccttgttaaatttttaatttttgtattggaTGCAGAACACGTCATATTCATCAGACGATATAATTCTGTATTGATGGGGTTTTGcatttttcaatcattttggattgaattttctaaatatatttcaattttacatatataGATTAACACCATATTTTTTGGCACATAgacattattaatattatttagaagattttggaagatttaccgttttgaataacttttattatttatacttagtgataatttctttttaaataagttgGGGAAGAggatataaacattttttattgtaagaCATGGGTTTCTTCTCTGTTGGGAAGCATATATGCaagataaatgattttatctttagGCAGTCATCTTGCACTGGGTCctatcactagtacaaaaacagaCTCTTAAGTCTctcaatttaattatgtttggactTAAAAAATGTccagtgacatttttgtaaataaaagtccatattttaaatttgttcatCTCATAACagacataaatttatgttttaaacttgttagaatacaaaaaaagaaacttaaatttTGCATTTGATGAGTTTTCCAACATACTTAAATGTATGTTTTAAGTATGTTAGAATACAAAGagacttaaattttgaatctattcaattttaaaccagacctaaatttatttttttcacccTTCATAGAACATAACATTGGTAAAGTTGTAGTTCATTTCCCGTAACTAGTCGAGCTTGTCAGAATAACCATTACCTTTACAAATGTGGCTTCCCACTACTTGTCCCACTTAATAGGAgagctcttcttcatcatcCTTAAGAtgggttttattttcttaaccaACTCAGGGATAAACCAAGAGAAAGGTTAGACGACCCACTAGCCCCTACTCTTCTTTTAGATTTTATGGGTTTCTCATCTCCGGGATAGTCACGCACTTGTCTGAATTCCTCTTAATGTCCCTGTGGTGAGCATGAAGCCTAAAAGCTTGTCTGCTCCAACACAAAAAGTACACTTGGGGATAAAAAGTACTTGTCCCACTTAACAAAAGAGCTCTTCTTCATCGTCCTTAAGATGGGTTTTATTTTCTCAGCCAACTTGGGGATAAACCAAGAGAGAGGTTAGACGACCCACTAGCCTCTATACTTCTTTTAGGTTTTGTGGGTTTCTCATCTCCAGGATAGTCACGCACTTGTCCGGATTCACCTCAATGTCCCGTGTGGTAAGCATGAAGCCTAAGAACTTGTCTGCTCCAACACCAAAAGCACACTTGGAGGGGTTCAGTCGCATGTTGTAATGCCTAATCCGGTAAAAGACCTCCTCCATATCTCTGACATGTTCCTCAACTGATTGGGATCTTACTACCATGTCATTTACTTAAACCTCCATGCATTGGCCTATCTGATAACGGAAGATCTTATCCATGAGGCATTGATATGTGGCGCCAACATTCTTCAAACCGAACGATATAACCTAATAACAATAGTTTGCTTGTTTGATGATGAAAGTCGTTTTATCTTGTCGAGATGACACATGGGTATCTGATTGTACCCATATTACACATATAAAAAACTAAGGATCTGATGGCTCGACATACCATCAACTAGCCCATTAATGTTGTCGAGAGTATAAGCATCCTTCAAGCAGGCTTTGTTGAGATAAGTGAAGTGAGTGCACATTATCTATTAACCGCTCGACCTCTTCATCATCATTACATTTGTCAACCACGTGGTGTATGTAACTTCTCAAATTAAGTTAGCCTCTTCTAGCTTCTTGATCTCGGCCTCGATGACTTCTTTTTTTCCTCTCCCAGGCGACGTTTCTTCTACGCTACCAGTCAGACCTCCTTGAAAAAAGCAAGCTTATGGGACATCACACCAGGGTAAATGCCTGACATGTTCGTAGTTGTCCACACGAATAAGTCATTGTTGGCCTTCAACACCCTCGCCACAGCTTGTTCCTGCTCTAAACTCATGTTGTTGTCCATGT
This genomic interval from Vigna radiata var. radiata cultivar VC1973A chromosome 8, Vradiata_ver6, whole genome shotgun sequence contains the following:
- the LOC106770545 gene encoding cyclin-L1-1-like, with product MIYTAIDTFYLTDEQLANSPSRKDGIDEATETTLRIYGCDLVQESGILLRLPQTVMATGQILFHRFYCKKSFARFDVKTVAASCVWLASKLEENPRKARQVIIVFHRMECRKENFPMKHLDLYSKKYFDLKTELSITEREILKEMGFICHVEHPHKFLSSYLATLETPPKLRQEAWKLANDSLRTTLCVRFKSEVVACGVVYAAARRFQVPLPENPPWWKAFDGEKSEIDEVCRVLAHLYSLPKTQYIAVCKDSKMSDRRIEVICKTFKDNKKRDRDRDMYRTKSKDRDQGRDADKEREREGHRSRKRAKNSSISTDFLY